In the genome of Nymphaea colorata isolate Beijing-Zhang1983 chromosome 9, ASM883128v2, whole genome shotgun sequence, one region contains:
- the LOC116261104 gene encoding monogalactosyldiacylglycerol synthase, chloroplastic — protein MQASTITQEPSNGLDLFLSRIGYLDLNTHSVCRDFGHLGTANSTSTIGWSTFFNSKLGERKANKVVASLRLSGGGHGSVQGLWNEFNKFVKFHCQKFSYGFASVGGVTKHGFESSSGNGAFNVVGEDGNDVAVMSEVKHPKRILILMSDTGGGHRASAEAIKAAFNLEFGDEYQVYVTDLWTDHTPWPFNQLPRSYNFLVKHGALWKMTYYGSAPRLVHQPHFAATSAFIAREVAKGLMKYQPDIIISVHPLMQHVPLRILRARGLLKKIVFTTVVTDLSTCHPTWFHKLVTRCYCPTAEVAKRALRAGLKHSQIKVYGLPVRPSFVKPIRPKDELRKELGMDVELPAVLLMGGGEGMGPIEATARALGDALYNESLGEPVGQLIVVCGRNQKLLSRLKAITWKIPVQVLGFVSKMEECMGACDCIITKAGPGTIAEAMIRGLPIILNDYIAGQEAGNVPYVVENGIGKFSKSPKEIANIVAQWFGSKSDELKAMSQNALKLARPDAVFKIVNDLHELVTQRNLLTAQYACTS, from the exons ATGCAGGCTTCAACAATTACACAGGAGCCCTCCAATGGCTTGGACCTCTTCTTATCCAGGATAGGGTACCTGGACCTCAACACCCATTCGGTCTGTAGGGATTTCGGGCATTTGGGAACAGCGAATTCGACTTCTACAATCGGTTGGAGCACCTTCTTCAATAGTAAGTTAGGAGAGAGGAAGGCCAACAAGGTCGTTGCCTCACTCAGGCTGAGTGGTGGTGGTCATGGTAGTGTCCAGGGCCTCTGGAATGAGTTCAATAAGTTTGTGAAGTTTCATTGCCAGAAGTTCTCTTATGGGTTCGCATCTGTTGGTGGCGTGACGAAGCACGGCTTTGAATCCAGCAGTGGAAATGGAGCTTTCAATGTGGTTGGAGAGGACGGTAATGACGTTGCGGTGATGAGTGAAGTGAAACATCCAAAAAGGATACTGATTCTAATGAGTGACACTGGGGGTGGACACAGAGCTTCTGCTGAAGCAATCAAGGCAGCATTCAATCTTGAATTTGGAGATGAGTACCAG GTATATGTTACAGATTTATGGACGGATCATACACCTTGGCCATTTAATCAGTTGCCTAGGAGCTACAACTTCTTGGTAAAACATGGGGCGCTCTGGAAAATGACCTATTATGGATCAGCTCCTCGCTTGGTCCATCAACCGCATTTTGCTGCGACCTCTGCTTTCATAGCTCG GGAGGTTGCAAAAGGGTTGATGAAATACCAGCCAGATATCATAATTAGCGTGCATCCTTTAATGCAGCATGTGCCACTCCGAATCTTGCGAGCAAGAGGTCTTTTGAAAAAGATAGTATTCACCACAGTTGTTACAGATCTCAGTACTTGCCATCCTACATG GTTTCATAAGCTTGTAACAAGATGTTATTGTCCCACTGCTGAGGTAGCGAAAAGAGCTTTAAGAGCCGGATTGAAGCATTCTCAAATCAAGGTGTATGGCCTCCCAGTGCGACCTTCCTTTGTTAAGCCTATTCGCCCAAAG GATGAATTAAGAAAGGAACTGGGCATGGATGTGGAACTGCCTGCTGTTTTACTCATGGGAGGAGGGGAAGGTATGGGACCTATTGAAGCCACTGCCCGGGCTCTTGGTGACGCACTATATAATGAGTCTCTGGGAGAGCCGGTAGGTCAACTTATTGTTGTTTGTGGAAGGAATCAGAAACTTCTGAGCAGATTAAAGGCAATCACGTGGAAAATCCCAGTTCAG GTATTAGGCTTCGTTAGCAAAATGGAAGAATGCATGGGAGCATGTGATTGCATTATCACCAAG GCAGGACCTGGGACCATTGCAGAAGCTATGATAAGGGGTCTTCCCATCATTCTTAATGATTACATCGCTGGCCAG GAGGCTGGCAATGTGCCTTATGTTGTAGAGAATGGAATTGGGAAGTTTTCGAAGTCACCTAAAGAGATAGCAAATATCGTTGCCCAATGGTTTGGTTCGAAATCCGATGAGCTCAAAGCCATGTCCCAGAATGCACTGAAGCTTGCGCGGCCAGATGCTGTTTTTAAGATAGTTAATGATCTTCATGAACTGGTGACACAGAGAAATTTACTAACAGCCCAATATGCTTGTACAAGCTGA